The Doryrhamphus excisus isolate RoL2022-K1 chromosome 1, RoL_Dexc_1.0, whole genome shotgun sequence genome includes a window with the following:
- the cct4 gene encoding T-complex protein 1 subunit delta, with protein sequence MPEAMAVPKASNGGKNKGGAYVDRDKPAQIRFSNISAAKAVADAIRTSLGPKGMDKMIQDEKGDVTITNDGATILKQMQVLHPAAKMLVELSKAQDIEAGDGTTSVVVIAGALLDACSKLLQKGIHPTIISESFQKAVDKGVEVLTSMSRPVDLSDRETLLNSATTSLCSKVVSQYSSLLAPMSVDAVMRVIDPATATSVDLQDIKVIKKLGGTIDDCQLVDGLVLTQKVASAGVSRVEKAKIGLIQFCLSPPKTDMDNQIVVSDYAQMDRVLREERAYILNMVKQIKKAGCNVLLIQKSILRDALSDLALHFLNKMKIMVVKDIEREDIEFICKTIGTKPIAHVDHFTPEMLGGAEMAEEVNLDGSGKLIKITGCTNPGKTVSIVVRGSNKLVIEEAERSIHDALCVIRCLVKKRALIAGGGAPEIELAVRLAEYSRTLGGMEAYCVRAYADALEVIPSTLAENAGLNPICTVTELRNRHAQGDKMAGINVRKGGISNILEELVVQPLLVSISALTLATETVRSILKIDDVVNTR encoded by the exons CTGTCGCTGATGCCATCAGAACCAGTCTGGGGCCCAAAGGAATGGACAAGATG ATCCAGGATGAGAAAGGTGACGTGACCATCACCAACGACGGTGCCACCATCTTGAAGCAGATGCAGGTGCTCCACCCTGCCGCCAAGATG CTGGTGGAGCTGTCCAAAGCTCAGGACATTGAGGCCGGCGATGGCACCACCTCTGTTGTGGTGATTGCGGGTGCCCTTCTTGATGCCTGTTCCAAACTGCTCCAGAAAG GCATCCACCCCACCATCATCTCGGAGTCGTTCCAGAAGGCGGTGGATAAAGGTGTGGAGGTTCTGACGAGCATGAGCCGGCCCGTGGATCTGAGCGACCGCGAGACGCTTCTCAACAGCGCCACCACGTCGCTGTGCTCCAAGGTGGTGTCGCAGTACTCCAGCTTGCTGGCCCCCATGAGCGTGGACGCCGTCATGCGGGTCATCGACCCTGCCACCGCCACCAGCGTGGACCTGCAGGATATCAAAGTCATCAAGAAGCTCGG GGGGACCATCGACGACTGTCAACTGGTGGACGGGCTGGTGCTGACCCAGAAGGTGGCCAGCGCTGGTGTGAGCCGAGTGGAGAAGGCCAAGATCGGCCTCATCCAGTTCTGTTTGTCTCCTCCCAAAACTGAT ATGGACAACCAGATTGTGGTGTCGGACTACGCTCAGATGGACCGCGTGCTTCGGGAGGAGCGCGCTTATATCCTCAACATGGTCAAGCAGATCAAGAAGGCTGGCTGCAACGTGCTGCTCATCCAGAAGTCCATCCTCCG GGACGCCCTGAGCGACCTCGCCCTGCACTTTCTCAACAAAATGAAGATAATGGTGGTGAAAGACATTGAGAGGGAAGACATCGAGTTCATTTGCAAG ACCATCGGCACCAAACCCATCGCCCACGTCGACCACTTCACTCCCGAGATGCTCGGCGGCGCCGAAATGGCCGAGGAGGTCAATTTGGACGGCTCGGGCAAGCTGATTAAG ATCACGGGCTGCACCAATCCCGGGAAGACGGTGAGCATCGTGGTCAGGGGCTCCAACAAGTTGGTGATCGAGGAGGCGGAGCGATCCATCCACGACGCGCTCTGCGTCATCCGCTGTCTGGTCAAGAAAAG GGCCCTAATCGCTGGCGGCGGCGCCCCTGAGATTGAGCTCGCCGTGCGTCTCGCCGAGTATTCACGCACGCTAGGCGGCATGGAAGCGTACTGTGTGAGAGCGTATGCCGACGCGCTGGAAGTCATCCCTTCCACGCTGGCAGAGAACGCTGGCTTGAACCCCATCTGCACCGTGACGGAGCTCCGAAACAGGCACGCTCAGGGAGACAAGATGGCAGGCATCAACGTGCGCAAG GGTGGCATCTCCAACATCCTGGAGGAGCTGGTGGTGCAGCCATTACTGGTCTCCATCAGCGCCCTCACCTTGGCCACGGAGACGGTCCGCAGCATCCTCAAGATTGACGACGTG GTGAACACACGATAA